The DNA region TCACTTTTGTGAATTTTGAGTTGGGCACTTTGTGACAATTGGCTACGCGTTTTCCTGTTTCATTGTATTCATAAACCCATGCTGTACCGAAAGTAAGAATCAATACATCTGTCTCCAGCAGAAAATCATAGGCTTCATCGATGATTGAATTGGCCGTAAAGATGGCTTCTTCTAAATCGGGATTAGATAAATCGCCATGTAATTGAAAGGAATGATATAAACCATTGTGCTGAAAAAAATCTTTCGACCTGAACTTTTTCCGTGTACCGATGGTCCGCAAACAATTGCGAATTGCATCCGGATTAAACATCACGCCGAAGGGATTATTCATCACACGGAATCCCGAAGACTTTAAATGATCTCCAATGTGCTCACTAAAGCAGGAACCAATCAACATGATTTTTTGACGGTGATCGATTTTAAACGATGCGTTTTTAGGCTGAAATACGGTACGAAATTCCATAATGATTAAAACGATTGGATGAGTTCCGGATGAGGATATTTAAATTCAAAATTTAATCGCTGCCTGAGTTTTCGATTACTGATTTTCCGGTCAGGAAGTTCTTCATCCGAAAATTGAGGCGGCTCTAAATGTAAACGCAAAGCTGCATTTGTATAGAAAATTTCACGCGAAGGAAAAGGTTCACTTACCACATTCAATACCTCTCCAAAATAATCCTGTTCAATCACCTGCTTGATAACTTCTACCACATCATCGCGGTGAACCAGATTAACCGATGCATTTTTTCCGGCTACATTTTTTTTACCCGCTAAAAATCGACCCGGATCTCTACCTTCACCGATTAGTCCACCACAACGTAAAACCGTGACCTTTCCGGGAAAAAATTCCATCAACCATTTTTCAGATTGCAGCAATGGACTATCTTCTTCAGGTAAAAAAGAATAAGACTCTGTAAATTCTTCTTCTTTGGAGGGATAAACAGACGTTGAACTGATGTATATTATTTTACCCTGAAATGAAATTTCATTCAAGAAACGACAGAATTGTTGTATGACCGAAGGAAATAAATCGGCATTCACTGAACGAAATGGAGGAAAAGCAATAACTAAAACATCCACCTTAAAAAATTCCGGATCACTGCATTCAAATCCCTCTTCACTGAGATTTACATAAAAGGAATGATGGTGATCACATACTTTGTTTCGGGTAGAATAGTGAATGGATCCCCCTTCACTTTTCCAGCGCTCATAAAAAGCAGATCCTAACCAACCTTTACCCAATATAGCTAATCTCTTCTTCATGCGAATTCCCGTTGAAGTACATGGCGTGCATCGTCGGCACCTACACAGGAATAAAAATTCTTCTCATTTCCGATAATCCAAAAACGATCGGCAGTTTGAAGAGCAAGTTCAGTTTCGTGGGTAGAAAAAATAAATAATCTTCCACTTTCCTTCGCACTCTTCTTAATCAGATTAGCTACCGTTCGGCGTGCAGAGAGATCTAAAAAAGCAGTGGGTTCATCCAACAACACAATCGGTGTATCTTGTGCCAGTGCACGTGCAATCATCACCCGCTGTTTTTCTCCATCACTTAACTGATCCACCTTACGAAATGCAAGCTGACTTAATCCCGTTTCTTCCAGTACTTTTTCGATCTGCAATAAATCTGATTCAGCTAATTTTCCCCGCCATCCGGTATACGGAAAACGACCTAATGAAATTAATCCGTACACATCCATTTCTCCCATTTCAGGCACCGAAGTAAGCACCACACTTACCTGTTGCGACCAATCTGCAGGATTAAATTGTTTTGTATTTTTTTCATTGATAAAAACATCACCCGACAAGGGTGAATGTATCCCACTGATAATTTTTAGTAAACTTGATTTACCGGAACCATTTGCACCCATTAATGCCACAACGTTCCCCTGCTCTACCGAAAAATTTAAATCATTCAGTAGGACATGATCCTCCTTACTATTCCGGTATCCCACTTGCAAATGTTCTCCCTTCAGCATCATTCCACACCTCCCTTGTATTTAAATTTTCCAAGAATGACTAAAATAACAACAGGTGCTCCAATGATGGAAGTAACCGCATTAAGCGGAAGTGCCTGCTCGAAAATAGGTAATCGGCTAAGCATGGAACAAATCAAACTTAACAATGCACCTCCTGCAATAACTGCGGGAATTAAAATGCGATGATCGCCACTGCTTATTAATCGCTTTACCAAATGGGGAACCGCAATTCCAATGAATGCGATGGGTCCGCAAAATGCCGTTACAATGGCCGTGAGTAAACCGGTTGTAAAAATGGTACTTCTGCGAATTCCCGATGGAGAAACACCCATACTTCGCGCATAGGTTTCACCCAGAGTCCACACATTCATTTTTCCTGCAATTAAAAAAACAGGAACGAGCGTGAGAATAATTCCACCGGCGAATAAAAAGGACTGCTTGAGATCGGTACCCGAAAAAGAGCCCATTCCCCAAAACACAAATTGTTGTAATCCTTCTTTTGCTGCCATGTGTTGAATTAAATTCACCAATGCACCAATTAAATAAGCCAGCATCATTCCTGCAATGATTACCGTAACAGGATTACGGGCGGTTTTTGCAAACAAAGAAATGATAAGCATAACAAGAAGTGCACCGATAAAGGAAGATGAAATCAGCAATGCATTTCCGGATAAAAATGAAAATTCAATATTCATCCAATCGGCACCCATCAATACAATAGCAACTCCTAAAATGGAGCCGGAAGAAATACCAAGCACATCGGGTCCCGCCAATGGATTTCTAAAATAAGTTTGAAGTAAAAGTCCGCCAACCGCGAGTCCCGCTCCTGCAAAAACCGCTGTGATACTCTGTGGCAAACGCGTTTCCAGAATAATAAAATCCCATGCCCTGCGTGAAGATTCTCCTCCCGTTAACACCGAAAAAACTTCGGAAAGAGGAATGGTAACGGATCCGATTAAAAGATCCGCCAGGAAAAACAGGGGGACCAATACATAAAGGATAAGTATAATTCGCTTATACTTTTTCTGTTGTTGCAGGTATGTGGACTTAATTCCACTCATTGCAAACGATAAAAATATTTTGGCTTATAATTTTTCACCAACTCAGGATGGAGAAAATAAACCAGGTCTTTTAATACAATTTGCGGCTCGGCAACTGCTTCTCCGAAATAATCACTTTCAAAAGTATTGCAGAACAACACTTGTTTATTCTTAAACGCATCAAATTCGGCATAGCGACTATCTTCTGCCTGCAATTTATCAAGTGTATATTTTCCATTATTGGCACCTACAATAATCCACCACTCCGCATGCAAAGCTTTTTCCACCACATGTTCCATTTCTAACTGGAGGACATTATTATGCGCATCATCACCCCACAAATAAACTGCTCCGGCATCCTGCATCATTGCAGCTGCAAAACTTTTTCCACCCGGAACATGCCATTCGCCATTAAATGCCTTACCGGAAAAAATTGCCGGTTTTCGCTGGGCTGATTTTGCCTTGTTCAATAATGAATTGTATTCTTCCTCTACAAATGAAAAATAATGATTCGCTTCTTCTTCCTTATTAAAAAATAAAGCGAAAAATTTAATCCACTCCGCTTTACCGAGGGGACTCATCTCTAAATAATCGCTATTGTAAACAATAGGAATTCCTGCTTTTTTAAGCGAAGAAAAATCCATGCCTTCGTAAGGATAGACCATTAACATCTCGGGGTATAAGTCAACAATGCTTTCTTTATTTAAATCTGTTTCCGTTCCAATCTCTTTCACTTTTCCTTCTTTAATGCGCTTTAAAATTTTTTCATCTTTCACATAACGCATTCCGGAAAACCCCACGAGTTTATCTTCGAGATCGAGGTGACTTAAAAACGGCAAATGCGTGGTGGAAACACAGGCCAGATTTAATACGGGTATTTCAATGACCACTTCATCACTGGCAGCTTCATAGGGACGTCCCCGCTCCACGAGAAGGTATTTTCCAAATGGTTTTCCCGGATTTTGCGGATCCAGCACCTGCACTTTTTTGTAAGTGGGGAAATATTCAACTTTAAATCCGGAGGCGTATTTTATGTCGACCTTATTCTGAAATAGATTGATCGTATCCGCCGGATTTGCATAAGGAGTTTCCTTCGCTGTTTTTTCATTGCGAATGCAGGAAGTAAAACTCCCGATCAACAACAGTAAAAAAATCCGAAACTGAATACGCACTTTTATTTAATCTTATTAAAATCCAATTCTGTAAAATCAAAATCCGGATTTGGAATATCAATCATTAAACTGATTACTTTTTTCTTTTCCTTATCCACATTAAAATGTACTTCTCCACGCGGAAGACTTGGATGCTCCGGCAATACAATGGTATAAACATCCTCCTCCCAATGTTCGAGATAACCGTACATGGTTGGAGTGTGTTGTAATTTCAAAAAGAGTTTTCCATCCTTTATATCAACTCTGCAATTTCCATATACATTACCGGAATAGAGTCCAACATAATCCTTCAATTCCAAACTTGCCGTAAGGTGTTTTTTACGTGCCTTTTCTTTTTCTTTGGTTTTATCTTCCACATATTTTTCATAGCCCTTTGCAAACTCAAGATAAGTAGCGCTCCAATCATTTGCTTCCGGATCGCCAATTACAAAATCGAGAATCTGATACATCAGTGCATAAGGAAGTGTAGTAGCAGAATTGGATAAAATCACCACTCCGAAATTTAATTCCGGAATTAAAAAAGTGTGTGAAATCATTCCATCCAGTCCACCACTGTGATTCACGATTTTATAACCGTAATAATCGAACAGATCCCAGCCTAATCCATAGGCACTAAAATGCTTGCTGGGATGAAGTCGCTCCGAGAATGCGCTTACATTATCGATGGTTTGTGGCAACCACATTTCGCGCGAAACACGTTCCGACCAATACGTTTTTTCATTCCACTTACCGTGATTCAATTGCAAACGCAACCAGTTCACTAAATCATTGGTACAGGAATTTATTCCGCCTGCAGGAGCCATGTTATCCCAGTTCACATAAGGAATCGGAACCCATTTTCCATTTACTTTGGCATGTGGCAAGGCTACATTTTCATCTTTCTTTTGCGAACGGATACTTGAATTGGTCCGCTTCATTCCCAAGGGCTCAAATATTTCCGTTTTTAAAAACTGATCAAACGATTTCCCATAAACCTCCGCCAATAATTCACCGGCGGTGAGGTACATGATGTTGCTGTAACCATAACTGGCACGAAATCCAAATGCAGGTTTTAAAAAGCGTGCACGTTCAATTATTTCTTTGCGTGAATGTTCACTCCCGTACCAGATTAAATCGCCGGAAAATGTTTTTAGTCCACTGCGGTGACATAACAAATCACGCACGGTCATTTCCTGTGTAACATAATCGTTATACATCCGGAAATAAGGAAGGACATCAATCACCTTCGAATCCCATTCCAATTTTTTCTGATCCACCATCATAGCAATTCCCGCAGCAGTAAATGCTTTGGTATTGGAGGCGATTCCAAAAAGCGTATTACCGTCGACCGCTTGTTCACTTTCTGAACTGATGGTTCCATATCCTTTTGATAAAATAACGGAATCGTTAAACACAATACCCACGGCCACACCCGGACAATCCCATTCTTTTCTCGCTTTGTCGATATAAGCATCAATCCGGGAAATATTTACCTGTTGCCCGATGGATAATAAGGGGAACAGTACTGCTAGAATATTCAATATACGTTTCATCTTCTTAAGGCTTTAAATGATTGGATTTCGCCATAAACACACATAGCTTCCACAACATTCGTGCCCCAACGTTGGCATTCCATTCGGTATCTCCGGGAGCAACTTCATTTAAATCGAATCCTATAATGGTTTTTCCTTCGCGTACTAAAGAGCGGAATAGATAAACCGCCTGCTCGAATTCGAGTCCGCCCGGCACTGGTGTTCCGGTACCCGGACATAATTTCGGATCTAATCCATCGATATCGAAACTGATGTACACTTTTTCGGGTAGTGTTGAAACAATGTCATCCACCACAGCCCTCCAGCTTTTGCCTTCGTACTGTGCCGTTTTCATATCGCTATCGTAAAAGACTTTTACCCGTCCGTTACTTGCAGCGGCAAGATCCGCTTCCTGTTTACAAAAATCGCGAATACCTACTTGCACCAATCGTTGCACTTGCGGGTATTTTAATGCGTTAAACATCACCGAAGCGTGCGAGTAGGAAAATCCTTCGTAAGCATCACGCAAATCCATGTGCGCATCAATTTGCAGAATACCGAAGTGTTCATGTTTTTCTGTCAACGCTTCAATTAAACCAAGCGGGGTACTGTGGTCGCCACCTAAAAGCGCAACCATTTTACCATCCTTCATCATGCTCAGGCATTTTTCCTTTACACGATTTTTCAGCATTTCGCAGGAAGCATTTATCTCTTCGAGAACAGTTGAAAATTCATCATTCGTTTCCACTTTTCCGCCATTTTCCAGGAAGTCGATATACGATGTGCTTTTTAATCTCAACTGATCACTGAGATCGCGTATTTCGGTACTGATCGGTGTTAAATGAAATCCGATTTTCCAGGCATCCTGTAAATCTGAATCGAAAAAATCCAATTGAGGAGAAGCATCCAAAATGGCAGAAGGACCATCCGCTGTGCCATCGCTGTATGAAACCGTTACATCCCAGGGAACGGGAAGAATCGTTAGGCGACTGTGCTCGTAATTAAAAGGCAATCCGAATAGATTTCCGTTATTCTGACCAACACCATCCGGATTAAAGGATTGAATAATCTCTTCTTTGCTCGACATGAATTTTTTTTATCGGGCTAAATTAGGAAACTAAAAGGAAAAAAAGCCAATTCACCAAAGGTGATGATGAACAATTACTCCACTTCGTGAATGGCATCGATGCGGGAATAAACCCGGTAACTGATTCCCACTATAAATCCACCTGCACCCTGCTCCAGCATTTGCCAGATTAAATCAATCACCGCGTGATGCAATCCTTTGGCATGATAAGAAAATCCAAGAATAAACACGATGAGGAACATGAGAAAACCAAGGACAGCTCCAATGGAAATAAATCGAAAAAGACCTGCGTCTTCATGACGAAAATGGGAAGCAAGAAAATTTAACATGGCTGCAATTCCCAAATAAGCAATCAGCGATAAAGCCAAAAATACCCGGTGATCATAAGGGATATTTTTAATATCGTTCAAAATCACCCCGTGCCAAAACAGCGATAAGCCCATCATCAGAAAGGCCGCAAGTAACCAGCTGATCATAAAGCGTTTGGTATTCAATTCGGGAAACATGCTGCAAAAATAGGATAGATTCGGCCAATTCCAAATCTAAAATCCACGAAAGCAAGGCTTTAAATGATAAAAATCAGGGTTTTCCTGTTCATCATCCGTCTCAACCTTTACCTCAGCAGGTCCTCGTTGTATAAGGCCTTTTCGTTATATTCGTTCTCTATGAAAATGAAATTTCTTTTTCTCTCTCTTTTGCTGATTTGCGGATTTTATTCCTGCAAAAGAGAATTGGAACAACCCTCCTGGGAAGTGGGAGTGGTAGGACCCGTCTTCCATTCTTCACTTGGCCTTAACGATCTGTTGGCCGATAGTTTAATTCAGGTAAATCCCGATAGCAGCATCACCCTGGTGTATAGCGGAAATATTTACAAACTGGCTTTGGATACGCTGCTTAATTTGCCGGACACCACCATTGCCGACACCTTCCAGTTACCGGCTATTGTTCCTTCTGTAAACGTAGCACCCGGAGCGCAGTTGTTTAGTCAGACCGACGAACAACATTTTAATGCGCAGGGCGTAGAGCTCACACAGATCGACCTCGAGCGTGGATTTTGTTATGTAACTGTATTCAGCACCATTGATCAGCCGGTTGATTTTACCTATGAAATTTTATCCGCAACTAAAAACGGAAATCATTTTTCAACCGTCATCACAGTTCCCGCAGGAAGTGTTGCAAATCCGTCATTCACTACTTCGGTGCTGGACCTTCAAGGTTATAGTTTCGATATGATTGGTCAGTCAGGAACCGATTTCAATGCCTACTCAACCAAAATTGTAATCCGCATGTCGAACCAGGCACAACCTACGCAGGTTCACAATTACGACAAAGTCATCATTTCTTCCACCTACTCCGATTTATTTCCTTCCTATGCACAAGGCTATTTCGGACACCGGACCGAATCCATTCCCGGAGAATCAACGGCCTTTGATCTGTTCGAAAAAATAATTTCCGGAAGCATCGATATCAATCAGGTCGATGTGAACCTCGTTATCCGAAATTACGTTGGTGCAGATGCACGGATCACCATTCAGCAATTACAGGCATCACGCGGTGCTACAAGCATTGATCTGAATCATTCCATCATTGGCTCCACCATCAACATCAATCGTGCAACTGATCCCAACGGATATCCCGTTCCGTATAACTACAGTGTACACATGGATAACGGGAATTCCAACATCGATCAAATCATCGAATTGTTGCCTACACAATTTACCACCAGCCTTGAAATGGAAATTAATCCGCTCGGCAATGTGGCGGCACATCATGATTTCATTTACGGGTCACACACTGTGGAAGCAGATTTAAATGTTGAACTTCCGCTTTCGCTGATTGCAAATGAACTTACCTTGGTCGACACCCTGCATTTAAGTTTGAGCAAAGGCGAAAATGGATATGTAACCGAAGGAAATTTTACGCTCGACATTGAAAACGGATTTCCATTTGCCGGCGATTTGCAATTGTATTTTATGGACGGCAATGGTACCCCTACCGACTCGATTGTTGTTCCCAATAGTTTCAGC from Flavobacteriales bacterium includes:
- a CDS encoding ABC transporter ATP-binding protein, which translates into the protein MMLKGEHLQVGYRNSKEDHVLLNDLNFSVEQGNVVALMGANGSGKSSLLKIISGIHSPLSGDVFINEKNTKQFNPADWSQQVSVVLTSVPEMGEMDVYGLISLGRFPYTGWRGKLAESDLLQIEKVLEETGLSQLAFRKVDQLSDGEKQRVMIARALAQDTPIVLLDEPTAFLDLSARRTVANLIKKSAKESGRLFIFSTHETELALQTADRFWIIGNEKNFYSCVGADDARHVLQREFA
- a CDS encoding ABC transporter substrate-binding protein; translated protein: MRIQFRIFLLLLIGSFTSCIRNEKTAKETPYANPADTINLFQNKVDIKYASGFKVEYFPTYKKVQVLDPQNPGKPFGKYLLVERGRPYEAASDEVVIEIPVLNLACVSTTHLPFLSHLDLEDKLVGFSGMRYVKDEKILKRIKEGKVKEIGTETDLNKESIVDLYPEMLMVYPYEGMDFSSLKKAGIPIVYNSDYLEMSPLGKAEWIKFFALFFNKEEEANHYFSFVEEEYNSLLNKAKSAQRKPAIFSGKAFNGEWHVPGGKSFAAAMMQDAGAVYLWGDDAHNNVLQLEMEHVVEKALHAEWWIIVGANNGKYTLDKLQAEDSRYAEFDAFKNKQVLFCNTFESDYFGEAVAEPQIVLKDLVYFLHPELVKNYKPKYFYRLQ
- a CDS encoding agmatinase family protein is translated as MSSKEEIIQSFNPDGVGQNNGNLFGLPFNYEHSRLTILPVPWDVTVSYSDGTADGPSAILDASPQLDFFDSDLQDAWKIGFHLTPISTEIRDLSDQLRLKSTSYIDFLENGGKVETNDEFSTVLEEINASCEMLKNRVKEKCLSMMKDGKMVALLGGDHSTPLGLIEALTEKHEHFGILQIDAHMDLRDAYEGFSYSHASVMFNALKYPQVQRLVQVGIRDFCKQEADLAAASNGRVKVFYDSDMKTAQYEGKSWRAVVDDIVSTLPEKVYISFDIDGLDPKLCPGTGTPVPGGLEFEQAVYLFRSLVREGKTIIGFDLNEVAPGDTEWNANVGARMLWKLCVFMAKSNHLKP
- a CDS encoding serine hydrolase, whose translation is MKRILNILAVLFPLLSIGQQVNISRIDAYIDKARKEWDCPGVAVGIVFNDSVILSKGYGTISSESEQAVDGNTLFGIASNTKAFTAAGIAMMVDQKKLEWDSKVIDVLPYFRMYNDYVTQEMTVRDLLCHRSGLKTFSGDLIWYGSEHSRKEIIERARFLKPAFGFRASYGYSNIMYLTAGELLAEVYGKSFDQFLKTEIFEPLGMKRTNSSIRSQKKDENVALPHAKVNGKWVPIPYVNWDNMAPAGGINSCTNDLVNWLRLQLNHGKWNEKTYWSERVSREMWLPQTIDNVSAFSERLHPSKHFSAYGLGWDLFDYYGYKIVNHSGGLDGMISHTFLIPELNFGVVILSNSATTLPYALMYQILDFVIGDPEANDWSATYLEFAKGYEKYVEDKTKEKEKARKKHLTASLELKDYVGLYSGNVYGNCRVDIKDGKLFLKLQHTPTMYGYLEHWEEDVYTIVLPEHPSLPRGEVHFNVDKEKKKVISLMIDIPNPDFDFTELDFNKIK
- a CDS encoding iron ABC transporter permease; translation: MSGIKSTYLQQQKKYKRIILILYVLVPLFFLADLLIGSVTIPLSEVFSVLTGGESSRRAWDFIILETRLPQSITAVFAGAGLAVGGLLLQTYFRNPLAGPDVLGISSGSILGVAIVLMGADWMNIEFSFLSGNALLISSSFIGALLVMLIISLFAKTARNPVTVIIAGMMLAYLIGALVNLIQHMAAKEGLQQFVFWGMGSFSGTDLKQSFLFAGGIILTLVPVFLIAGKMNVWTLGETYARSMGVSPSGIRRSTIFTTGLLTAIVTAFCGPIAFIGIAVPHLVKRLISSGDHRILIPAVIAGGALLSLICSMLSRLPIFEQALPLNAVTSIIGAPVVILVILGKFKYKGGVE